One genomic segment of Streptomyces liangshanensis includes these proteins:
- a CDS encoding kinase: MFTGDGGLTRGLVTLPCTIHATRATFIPAPGAEVTVTPEWKGKARRAAELAVRAVTPADAGPVGGHLELTGDVPLCRGFGSSTSDVLAAIWAVKDAFTSPLPPQDVARIAVRAETASDSLMFEESTVLFAQREGTVIEDFGYRMPELRVLGFGARPENGGRGVDTLAFTPARYDQDEIGLFTRLQAMLREAIQMKDVALLGSVATASTEINQRHLPIPKLDLIRNVARASGALGVQAAHSGDIAGLLFDRDDPEVEERTGLAQRLLQELGIHEQWNYTTGD, encoded by the coding sequence GTGTTCACCGGTGACGGTGGGCTCACCCGCGGTCTGGTCACTCTGCCCTGCACCATCCACGCGACCCGCGCGACCTTCATCCCCGCCCCCGGCGCCGAGGTCACCGTCACGCCGGAGTGGAAGGGCAAGGCGCGGCGCGCGGCCGAACTCGCCGTGCGGGCCGTCACCCCGGCGGACGCCGGGCCGGTGGGCGGTCATCTGGAACTGACCGGGGACGTGCCGCTGTGCCGGGGGTTCGGCTCGTCGACGAGCGATGTCCTCGCGGCCATCTGGGCCGTCAAGGACGCGTTCACCAGTCCGCTGCCGCCGCAGGACGTGGCCCGGATCGCGGTACGCGCGGAGACCGCGTCGGACTCCTTGATGTTCGAGGAGTCGACCGTGCTCTTCGCGCAGCGCGAGGGCACGGTGATCGAGGACTTCGGCTACCGGATGCCGGAACTGCGGGTCCTCGGCTTCGGGGCCCGGCCGGAGAACGGCGGCCGGGGCGTGGACACGCTGGCGTTCACGCCGGCCCGGTACGACCAGGACGAGATCGGCCTGTTCACCCGGCTCCAGGCGATGCTCCGGGAGGCGATCCAGATGAAGGACGTCGCCCTGCTCGGGTCGGTGGCGACGGCCAGTACGGAGATCAACCAGCGTCATCTGCCCATCCCCAAGCTGGACCTGATCCGGAACGTCGCACGGGCCTCCGGGGCGCTCGGGGTGCAGGCGGCGCACAGCGGCGACATCGCGGGGCTGCTCTTCGACCGGGACGACCCCGAGGTCGAGGAGCGGACCGGTCTGGCACAGCGCCTCCTGCAAGAGCTCGGAATCCACGAGCAGTGGAACTACACAACGGGTGACTGA
- a CDS encoding lyase family protein produces MSERLLLLVESNTTGTGRLFARRAADLGVVPVLLCADPGRYPYAAEDRVRTVTVDTSDEGALWAAVEALAGEDRVAGVLTSSEYYVPTAAALAARLGLPGPSAEAVRACRDKAEQRRVLAAAGVGGPGFAVVSQESGVSQESGVTGVTGVTGAVEAARAIGLPVVVKPVQGSGSLGVRLCADLDEVAAHAGTLLAATVNERGVAVPARILVEEYLTGPEFSVEVFGTEAVVTVAKHVGPLPVFVEVGHDVPAPLPGDRDRALREAAVAAVEALGLGWGAAHVELRLTGTDSGAVRVIEVNPRLAGGMIPELVRGACGIDLVLAQVQAALGGVPELGRGGYARASIRFLTSGRDGVLAPAAVVADAVERARAVPDTVEAVLYRAAGERVGPAEDFRGRFGHVIAVADHGGLAAEAADRAVALLGGAVSYPEPQGEAASSTDQHDGGDRMSTTGDPAANEARGVDTGRLKAALDAEAHRIVYDQYLPGAAGDGLGEELRCISEVDRAHLIMLTECGIVDAGRAAALLRAIEELRGQDFAAVRAAPMPRGVYLAYEGRLIEQLGDGTGGILHTGRSRNDLNATTTRLKTRGPYLALLDAVERLAGVLLAKAAEYQDVVMPAYTHGQPAVPISYGHYLAGVAGAVLRAYEALLDAGRQLDVNPLGAGAIGGTSVPIDPRRTAGLLGFTSAAPNSVDAVASRDFVLDLLSASAVLGVTLARAGRDLSTWTSEEFGLLRVADTLVGSSSMMPQKRNPFLLEHIQGRSTASLGAFVSAASAMTTGGYTNAIAVGTEAVRHLWPGLSGATDAVTLLSLVVAGTEPERGRMAERAVDGFTSATYLAERLVLDGMPFRAAHHLVGETVLGALDSGRSLVDAAEFSAVGDGGLAPDRVAGACVHGGGPGSTAAGIQEIDAHLASLRAELTARRTRWSDAATLLSQAVLKAVTS; encoded by the coding sequence ATGAGCGAGCGCCTGCTGCTCCTGGTGGAGAGCAACACGACCGGTACGGGGCGGCTGTTCGCGCGGCGCGCCGCCGACCTCGGGGTGGTGCCGGTGCTGCTGTGCGCGGACCCGGGGCGTTACCCGTACGCCGCCGAGGACCGGGTGCGTACGGTCACGGTGGACACCTCGGACGAGGGCGCGCTGTGGGCGGCCGTCGAGGCGCTGGCCGGTGAGGACCGGGTGGCCGGGGTCCTGACGAGTTCGGAGTACTACGTGCCCACGGCCGCCGCGCTGGCCGCCCGGCTCGGGCTGCCGGGTCCGTCGGCGGAGGCCGTCCGGGCCTGCCGCGACAAGGCCGAGCAGCGCCGGGTCCTGGCCGCCGCCGGGGTGGGGGGTCCTGGCTTCGCCGTGGTCTCGCAGGAGTCGGGGGTCTCGCAGGAGTCGGGGGTTACGGGGGTTACGGGGGTTACGGGCGCGGTGGAGGCGGCCCGGGCGATCGGGCTGCCCGTGGTGGTCAAACCGGTGCAGGGGTCGGGGAGTCTGGGCGTGCGGCTGTGCGCGGACCTGGACGAGGTCGCCGCGCACGCCGGGACGCTGCTGGCGGCCACCGTGAACGAGCGGGGAGTCGCCGTCCCGGCCCGGATCCTGGTGGAGGAGTACCTGACGGGCCCGGAGTTCTCCGTCGAGGTGTTCGGTACGGAGGCGGTCGTGACGGTCGCCAAGCACGTCGGCCCGCTGCCGGTGTTCGTGGAGGTCGGCCATGACGTGCCGGCCCCGCTGCCGGGCGACCGGGACCGGGCCCTGCGCGAGGCGGCGGTGGCCGCCGTCGAGGCCCTCGGCCTCGGCTGGGGGGCGGCCCATGTGGAGCTGCGGCTGACCGGGACGGACTCCGGGGCGGTGCGGGTCATCGAGGTCAACCCCCGGCTGGCCGGGGGCATGATCCCCGAACTGGTGCGCGGGGCCTGCGGGATCGACCTGGTGCTCGCCCAGGTGCAGGCGGCGCTCGGGGGCGTACCGGAGCTGGGGCGGGGCGGGTACGCCCGTGCCTCGATCCGGTTCCTGACGTCGGGGCGCGACGGTGTCCTCGCGCCCGCCGCCGTCGTGGCGGACGCCGTGGAGCGGGCCCGGGCGGTGCCGGACACCGTGGAGGCGGTGCTGTACCGCGCCGCGGGGGAACGGGTGGGCCCCGCCGAGGACTTCCGGGGGCGGTTCGGGCACGTCATCGCCGTCGCCGACCACGGGGGGCTGGCCGCGGAGGCCGCGGACCGGGCCGTGGCCCTGCTGGGCGGAGCCGTGTCGTACCCGGAACCGCAGGGCGAGGCCGCGTCGTCGACCGATCAGCACGACGGAGGCGACCGGATGAGCACCACGGGCGACCCGGCGGCGAACGAGGCCCGGGGCGTGGACACCGGGCGGCTCAAGGCCGCGCTGGACGCCGAGGCGCACCGTATCGTCTACGACCAGTACCTCCCCGGCGCGGCGGGTGACGGTCTCGGCGAGGAGCTGCGCTGCATCAGCGAGGTCGACCGGGCCCACCTGATCATGCTCACCGAGTGCGGGATCGTGGACGCCGGCCGGGCCGCGGCGCTGCTGCGCGCCATCGAGGAGCTGCGCGGCCAGGACTTCGCGGCGGTGCGGGCGGCGCCCATGCCGCGCGGGGTGTACCTGGCGTACGAGGGCCGTCTCATCGAGCAGTTGGGCGACGGGACGGGCGGCATCCTGCACACGGGCCGCTCGCGCAACGACCTCAACGCCACCACGACCCGGCTGAAGACACGCGGGCCGTACCTGGCGCTGCTGGACGCAGTCGAGCGGCTGGCCGGGGTGCTCCTGGCGAAGGCGGCGGAGTACCAGGACGTGGTCATGCCCGCGTACACGCACGGGCAGCCGGCCGTCCCGATCAGCTACGGGCACTATCTGGCGGGTGTCGCCGGGGCCGTCCTGCGCGCGTACGAGGCGCTGCTCGACGCGGGCCGCCAGCTCGACGTCAACCCGCTGGGCGCGGGCGCGATCGGCGGGACGTCCGTCCCGATCGACCCCCGGCGTACGGCCGGACTCCTCGGCTTCACGTCGGCGGCGCCCAACTCGGTGGACGCGGTGGCCTCCCGGGACTTCGTCCTGGACCTGCTGTCGGCGTCCGCGGTGCTCGGGGTGACGCTGGCGAGGGCCGGGCGGGACCTGAGCACCTGGACGTCGGAGGAGTTCGGGCTGCTGCGGGTGGCCGACACCCTGGTCGGCTCCAGCTCGATGATGCCGCAGAAGCGCAACCCGTTCCTGCTCGAACACATCCAGGGCAGGTCCACCGCGAGCCTCGGCGCCTTCGTGTCGGCGGCGTCCGCGATGACCACCGGCGGTTACACCAACGCGATCGCGGTGGGTACGGAGGCGGTACGTCACCTGTGGCCGGGGCTGAGCGGCGCGACCGACGCGGTGACCCTGCTGAGTCTGGTGGTGGCGGGTACGGAACCGGAGCGCGGGCGGATGGCGGAGCGGGCCGTGGACGGCTTCACGTCGGCGACGTACCTGGCGGAGCGGCTCGTCCTGGACGGGATGCCGTTCCGGGCCGCGCACCACCTGGTGGGCGAGACGGTCCTCGGCGCCCTGGACTCGGGGCGGTCCCTGGTGGACGCCGCGGAGTTCTCCGCCGTCGGGGACGGCGGGCTGGCGCCCGACCGGGTCGCCGGGGCGTGCGTGCACGGCGGCGGGCCGGGCTCCACGGCCGCCGGAATCCAGGAGATCGACGCACACCTCGCCTCTCTGCGAGCGGAGTTGACGGCCCGTCGGACCCGTTGGTCGGATGCCGCGACCCTGCTCTCGCAGGCCGTGCTCAAGGCGGTGACGTCATGA
- a CDS encoding AfsR/SARP family transcriptional regulator: protein MAMEFGLLGTIEARLDGRSADMGHMRQRRVLAVLLLDVNREVAVDALIGRVWGDHAPQRVKGTLYGYLSRLRGGLVDAPEVTISRRPGGYVLEADPLSVDLHLFRDLVGRARTADDAQAAPLMREALELWRGEPFTGVDTPWFNDLRQALERERFSADAHYVDIRLRAGQHGELLPGLTTLADAHPLDERLTAQIMLALYRAGRTADALNCYQAIRRRLAYELGADPGRPLRDLHQRILADDPALALPRAAPPRSRPAETTTRSPSPRQLPAPPAHFIGRDAELAVLDKALTTRTNLRTTMPLAVICGTGGIGKTSLALHWAHGRNEYFPDGQLFADLRGFTPSGEPVDPFTVIRGFLEALGVAPGLIPVTPNAQAALYRSLLTDRHMLVVLDNTSNTEQILPLLPGTPTCTVLITSRDQLTGLTASHQVAHLTVNGFDPTTARQLLAGRLGAERVAAEPAAATALVDQCAGLPLALSVLAARVTTNPVCTLTALTEELRESSTRLDALGTGESATDVRTVISSSYRALAPEAAQVFRQLVQAPGPDIGRPAATSLTGLAPARTHTALERLRASHLIQEHSPGRFSCHDLLRTYAVEVVSSAGGAEGRATRIRVLDHYLHTAWSADRLLHPHRDPIGLSRAADGVRPEALATHEQAMAWFAREHPALVTAVNEAARHGHDVHAWQLAWSLSTFLTRRGQWSDVARVHTTALTAAARLGDTAARAESLRALAWERIEAGDHDSAQEHLTRALSLAEDAGQALSEAHTRLALGWLHEHTGDRAAALRHDNQALRLFRQLGHPAGLARALNAVAWDHLQQGDHRQAVAHCEQAMTIQEELGDLRGQSDTLDTLGHAHQQLGEHSLALTCHRRGLALHRVLGHRSNEAETLVHLGETHRAMGERDTARRTLEQALDIYRDIEAHPSRQERARALLDALGRDDTTAR from the coding sequence ATGGCAATGGAGTTCGGACTGCTCGGAACGATCGAGGCGCGTCTGGACGGCCGTTCGGCGGACATGGGGCACATGCGGCAGCGCCGCGTGCTGGCCGTGCTGCTCCTGGACGTCAACCGGGAAGTCGCCGTGGACGCGCTGATCGGGCGGGTGTGGGGGGATCACGCGCCGCAACGGGTCAAGGGAACCCTGTACGGATACCTGTCCCGGCTGCGCGGGGGCCTGGTGGACGCCCCGGAAGTGACCATCTCCCGGCGTCCTGGGGGCTACGTACTGGAAGCGGATCCGCTGTCCGTGGATCTTCACCTGTTCCGGGACCTGGTCGGCCGGGCCCGTACGGCCGACGACGCGCAGGCGGCGCCTCTGATGCGGGAGGCGCTCGAACTGTGGCGGGGCGAGCCGTTCACCGGCGTGGACACCCCGTGGTTCAACGACCTGCGGCAAGCTCTGGAACGCGAGCGATTCTCGGCGGACGCGCACTACGTCGACATCCGATTACGTGCCGGACAGCACGGCGAGCTGCTGCCCGGGCTCACGACACTTGCCGACGCCCACCCGCTGGACGAGCGACTGACCGCCCAGATCATGCTCGCCCTGTACCGGGCCGGGCGTACCGCCGACGCCCTCAACTGCTATCAGGCCATCCGCCGGCGACTGGCGTATGAGCTGGGGGCCGACCCGGGAAGGCCGCTGCGCGATCTTCACCAGCGGATCCTGGCCGACGACCCCGCACTGGCCCTTCCCCGGGCGGCGCCTCCGCGGAGTCGTCCCGCGGAAACGACGACCAGGTCGCCATCGCCCCGGCAGCTGCCGGCTCCGCCGGCCCACTTCATCGGCCGCGACGCCGAACTCGCCGTCCTGGACAAGGCGCTCACCACCAGGACGAACCTGCGGACCACCATGCCGCTGGCCGTGATCTGCGGCACCGGCGGAATCGGGAAGACCTCGCTCGCGCTGCACTGGGCCCACGGCCGCAACGAGTACTTTCCCGATGGCCAACTCTTCGCGGACCTGAGGGGGTTCACCCCCTCAGGAGAACCCGTGGACCCTTTCACGGTGATTCGCGGATTCCTCGAGGCCCTCGGCGTCGCTCCCGGGCTCATACCGGTCACCCCCAACGCCCAGGCGGCCCTGTACCGCAGCCTCCTGACGGACCGCCACATGCTCGTGGTCCTGGACAACACCTCGAACACCGAGCAGATCCTGCCGCTGTTGCCGGGCACGCCCACCTGCACCGTCCTGATCACCAGCCGCGACCAGCTCACCGGACTGACCGCCTCGCACCAGGTCGCCCACCTGACGGTCAACGGCTTCGACCCCACCACGGCACGGCAGTTACTGGCCGGCCGACTGGGCGCCGAACGCGTCGCCGCGGAACCCGCCGCCGCCACCGCCCTGGTGGACCAGTGCGCCGGTCTTCCCCTCGCGCTGAGCGTCCTGGCCGCACGCGTCACCACCAACCCGGTCTGCACCCTGACCGCCCTGACCGAGGAGCTGCGCGAGAGCAGCACCCGCCTCGATGCCCTGGGAACGGGGGAGAGCGCCACCGACGTACGCACCGTCATCTCCTCGTCGTACCGCGCCCTCGCCCCGGAGGCCGCCCAGGTTTTCCGCCAGCTCGTACAGGCCCCCGGCCCCGACATCGGCCGGCCCGCCGCGACCAGCCTCACCGGGCTCGCTCCCGCGCGCACGCATACCGCGCTGGAACGGCTCCGGGCCTCCCACCTCATCCAGGAGCACTCCCCCGGCCGGTTCAGCTGCCACGACCTGCTGCGTACCTACGCCGTCGAGGTCGTCAGCTCCGCAGGCGGCGCGGAGGGCCGGGCCACGCGTATCCGGGTTCTCGATCACTACTTGCACACCGCCTGGTCTGCCGACCGGCTCCTGCACCCGCATCGGGACCCCATCGGCCTGTCGCGGGCGGCCGACGGTGTGCGCCCGGAGGCTCTGGCCACCCACGAGCAGGCGATGGCCTGGTTCGCGCGGGAACACCCCGCACTCGTCACGGCGGTGAACGAGGCCGCGCGGCACGGGCACGACGTCCACGCCTGGCAACTGGCCTGGTCCCTGTCGACCTTCCTGACCCGGCGCGGACAGTGGAGCGACGTCGCCCGCGTCCACACCACAGCGCTGACGGCCGCGGCCCGGCTCGGTGACACGGCCGCCCGGGCCGAGTCCCTCCGCGCACTCGCCTGGGAACGCATCGAGGCAGGCGATCACGACTCGGCCCAGGAGCACCTGACCCGGGCTCTGTCCTTGGCCGAGGACGCTGGTCAGGCACTGTCCGAGGCCCACACCCGCCTGGCCCTCGGCTGGCTCCACGAACACACGGGCGACCGGGCGGCGGCCTTGCGCCACGACAACCAGGCGCTTCGCCTGTTCCGACAACTCGGCCACCCGGCCGGCCTGGCACGCGCGCTGAACGCGGTGGCGTGGGACCACCTGCAGCAGGGCGACCACCGACAGGCCGTGGCCCACTGCGAACAGGCCATGACCATCCAGGAGGAGCTCGGCGACCTGCGAGGACAGTCCGACACCCTGGACACCCTCGGGCACGCCCACCAGCAGCTCGGAGAGCACTCCTTGGCCCTCACGTGCCACCGGCGCGGCCTGGCGCTCCACCGCGTCCTGGGACACCGCTCCAACGAGGCCGAGACTCTCGTACACCTCGGAGAGACACACCGGGCCATGGGCGAACGGGACACCGCCAGAAGAACCCTGGAGCAGGCTCTGGACATCTACCGGGACATCGAGGCCCACCCGTCGCGCCAGGAACGGGCCCGCGCGCTGCTCGACGCACTGGGCAGGGACGACACCACCGCACGGTGA
- a CDS encoding PLP-dependent cysteine synthase family protein produces the protein MTTTTLTTTTPTAPAAAPAPLTRAHSSIVEATELPRIIKVTDNLYAAAFTLMKLLPARYILDRAEAAGIISPGTPVIETSSGTFALGLAMVCRLRGYPLTIVGDSAIDRDLRTRLEMLGTTVEIVEHTGQPGGIQGARLARVEELRRQHPDAFVPGQYDNPDNPGAYGVVADLIGDTVGSVDCLVGPVGSGGSTGGLAAALRPADPALHLVGVDTHGSIIFGNPDGPRTLRGLGSSIHPGNVSHRAYDEVHWVTAPEAFHATHELYRAHGLFMGPTSGASFQVASWWAERHPESTVVMVLPDEGYRYQSTVYNPAWLREQGIVPAPAAGGPITVEHPLDATAAWSRLLWARRGFDDVVMPAVGS, from the coding sequence ATGACGACGACCACGCTCACGACGACGACCCCCACCGCTCCCGCGGCGGCTCCCGCCCCCCTGACACGCGCTCACTCCTCGATCGTCGAGGCCACCGAGCTGCCCCGCATCATCAAGGTGACCGACAACCTGTACGCGGCGGCCTTCACCCTGATGAAGCTGCTGCCCGCCCGCTACATCCTCGACCGTGCCGAGGCGGCGGGGATCATCTCGCCCGGCACCCCGGTCATCGAGACGTCCTCGGGCACGTTCGCGCTGGGCCTGGCCATGGTCTGCCGGCTGCGCGGCTACCCGCTGACCATCGTCGGCGACTCGGCGATCGACCGGGACCTGCGGACCCGGCTGGAGATGCTCGGGACGACGGTGGAGATCGTCGAGCACACCGGCCAGCCCGGCGGCATCCAGGGCGCGCGGCTCGCCCGCGTGGAGGAGCTGCGCCGTCAGCACCCGGACGCCTTCGTCCCGGGTCAGTACGACAACCCGGACAACCCGGGTGCGTACGGCGTGGTCGCCGACCTCATCGGTGACACCGTCGGTTCCGTGGACTGCCTGGTGGGCCCGGTCGGTTCGGGCGGCTCCACGGGCGGGCTCGCCGCCGCGCTGCGTCCCGCCGACCCCGCGCTGCACCTGGTGGGCGTCGACACGCACGGCAGCATCATCTTCGGCAACCCGGACGGCCCGCGCACCCTGCGCGGCCTCGGCAGCAGCATCCACCCGGGGAACGTCTCCCACCGCGCGTACGACGAGGTGCACTGGGTGACGGCTCCCGAGGCGTTCCACGCGACGCACGAGCTCTACCGGGCACACGGCCTGTTCATGGGCCCGACCAGCGGCGCGTCGTTCCAGGTCGCGTCGTGGTGGGCGGAGCGCCATCCGGAGAGCACGGTGGTGATGGTGCTGCCGGACGAGGGCTACCGCTACCAGTCCACGGTCTACAACCCCGCGTGGCTGCGCGAGCAGGGCATCGTCCCGGCCCCCGCGGCCGGCGGCCCGATCACCGTCGAACACCCCCTGGACGCCACCGCCGCCTGGTCGCGGCTGCTGTGGGCGCGCCGGGGCTTCGACGACGTGGTGATGCCGGCGGTCGGCTCATGA
- a CDS encoding 4'-phosphopantetheinyl transferase family protein: MEHTLPWVVRELPPPGSPALWLLRVSDVPTGILDEQVLDATERRRAASLMRAADRNRFTAAHVALRRLLGSYLGLRPEDIHFGRDTCPCCGGPHGRPTVLGTDHELFFSLSHRGDLALVGTAAAPIGVDVELVSDQDTTAELATMLHVDEQAELAALAPASRPRAMARLWTRKEAYLKGLGTGLGRDPALDYVGSGGPRGPYPPSGWTLLDVPVDRGYAAAIAVRGPLDVGGPTVNRLSVLDVVRHTWDAPLAVGKPP; this comes from the coding sequence GTGGAACACACCCTGCCGTGGGTCGTCCGTGAGCTGCCACCCCCCGGCTCGCCGGCCCTCTGGCTGCTGAGGGTCTCGGACGTCCCCACCGGCATCCTGGACGAACAGGTGCTCGACGCGACCGAGCGCCGGCGCGCCGCCTCCCTGATGCGCGCCGCGGACCGCAACCGGTTCACGGCCGCGCACGTCGCCCTCCGCCGGCTGCTCGGCTCCTACCTGGGCCTGCGCCCCGAGGACATCCACTTCGGCCGGGACACCTGCCCGTGCTGCGGCGGTCCGCACGGCCGCCCGACGGTGCTCGGCACGGACCACGAGCTGTTCTTCTCCCTGTCCCACCGGGGTGACCTGGCCCTCGTCGGTACGGCGGCCGCCCCCATCGGCGTCGACGTCGAACTGGTGTCGGACCAGGACACCACCGCCGAGCTGGCCACGATGCTGCACGTGGACGAGCAGGCCGAACTGGCCGCGCTGGCGCCGGCGTCACGGCCCCGGGCGATGGCCAGGCTGTGGACCCGCAAGGAGGCCTACCTGAAGGGCCTCGGTACGGGCCTGGGCCGCGACCCCGCCCTCGACTACGTCGGCTCGGGAGGCCCGCGGGGCCCGTACCCGCCGTCCGGCTGGACCCTGCTCGACGTCCCGGTGGACCGGGGCTACGCGGCGGCGATCGCGGTGCGCGGCCCGCTCGACGTCGGCGGTCCCACGGTCAACAGGCTCTCCGTCCTCGATGTCGTACGGCACACCTGGGACGCCCCGCTGGCGGTGGGAAAGCCGCCCTGA
- a CDS encoding MFS transporter, with protein sequence MTAQLEERLPGGERPRPPRGGLLGHRDFRLLWFGETTNRVGINITAVAMPLVAVVTLNASTFAVSVLAAAPWLPWLLIGLPAGAWVDRMRRRPIMLLCNLAPLLLLASVPVAAWLGVLTMPHLLVVALLNGFAAVFFGISYKVYVPSIVDREDLQEANAKLQGSESVAQVAGLGGGGLLAQAFGAASGLLVNAGTFLVSALCLLAIRSREPVPERPKERPALRQDIKEGLQYALKDPYLRVLTAYGTATNLLLTAHAAILPIFIIRELGVPEGATGWLLASGSVGGILGATTAKHLTARFGTARGLLVATAASAPFALLIPLAGPDWTLVALVAGSAMLALGVVLANVIQGAFRQRYCPPQLLGRVSASISVANFGAIPFGSLLGGILGTALGLRPTLWLLGAGLALTPLLLLIGPMRGRRDLPAAPGPA encoded by the coding sequence ATGACCGCCCAACTGGAGGAGCGCCTCCCCGGCGGGGAGCGGCCGCGCCCGCCGCGCGGCGGGCTGCTCGGCCACCGCGACTTCCGGCTGTTGTGGTTCGGCGAGACGACCAACCGCGTCGGCATCAACATCACCGCGGTCGCCATGCCCCTGGTCGCGGTGGTGACACTGAACGCGAGCACGTTCGCGGTGAGTGTGCTGGCCGCCGCCCCCTGGCTGCCCTGGCTGCTGATCGGCCTGCCGGCCGGCGCCTGGGTGGACCGGATGCGGCGGCGGCCCATCATGCTCCTGTGCAACCTGGCGCCGCTGCTGCTCCTGGCGAGCGTCCCGGTGGCCGCGTGGCTCGGCGTCCTGACGATGCCGCACCTGCTGGTGGTGGCGCTGCTGAACGGCTTCGCGGCGGTGTTCTTCGGGATCTCGTACAAGGTGTACGTGCCGTCCATCGTCGACCGCGAGGATCTCCAGGAGGCCAACGCCAAGCTCCAGGGCAGCGAGTCGGTCGCCCAGGTCGCGGGGCTCGGCGGCGGCGGCCTGCTGGCGCAGGCGTTCGGCGCGGCCTCCGGGCTGCTCGTGAACGCGGGGACGTTCCTCGTCTCGGCCCTATGCCTGCTCGCGATCCGAAGCAGGGAACCGGTCCCGGAGCGGCCGAAGGAACGCCCGGCGCTGCGCCAGGACATCAAGGAAGGCCTCCAGTACGCGCTGAAGGACCCGTACCTGCGTGTCCTCACCGCGTACGGCACCGCCACCAACCTGCTCCTGACGGCCCATGCGGCGATCCTGCCGATCTTCATCATCCGTGAGCTCGGGGTGCCCGAGGGCGCGACCGGCTGGCTCCTCGCGTCGGGCAGTGTCGGCGGGATCCTCGGGGCCACCACGGCCAAGCACCTGACCGCCCGGTTCGGCACGGCCCGCGGCCTGCTGGTGGCCACCGCCGCCAGCGCCCCGTTCGCCCTGCTCATCCCGCTGGCCGGGCCGGACTGGACGCTGGTCGCTCTGGTCGCGGGGAGCGCGATGCTCGCGTTGGGCGTGGTGCTCGCCAACGTGATCCAGGGGGCGTTCCGTCAGCGGTACTGTCCGCCGCAGCTGCTCGGCCGGGTCTCGGCCAGCATCTCGGTGGCCAACTTCGGCGCCATTCCCTTCGGTTCGCTGTTGGGCGGGATTCTCGGCACCGCCCTCGGCCTGCGGCCCACGCTGTGGCTGCTGGGCGCCGGGCTCGCCCTGACCCCGCTGCTGCTCCTGATCGGCCCGATGCGCGGACGGCGGGACCTGCCGGCCGCGCCGGGGCCGGCATGA